DNA sequence from the Pungitius pungitius chromosome 16, fPunPun2.1, whole genome shotgun sequence genome:
GCTCTCTCCTCAAATCTGATTATGCATTCTCAAGCTCTGTGATGAAGGTCATCCTCTCATGTAGCCTCAGACTATAGTTTTCCCTCTATGCATCATGGAGCATCCACAGTATAGTTGTGTATTTTGTTAAAGGGGCATTTGGTCCTGTTCCTTGTATTAAGAAACATGACAGCATGTGGTCCTGCCCACTCTCTGATGTCATGAAGCTAAAGTTCGAATCCATGTCTAACGATTCATCCTGTGGATATCTTGATATAGTTTAATAGATATTCTCTTAAAGACACCTGGTCTCTGCTAAAAGAAACTAGTGTGCCGTGTGACTTAAGTGTCTGCTGTTGTTAATCTTGTGTAAACGTCAACCTATTGTGAGAAACGACGGCGTTCGTGTCAAAGAGGGACAGAATAAAAGCCAGTACACTGAGTAAGGACCAGCAGCGTTGTCCCTGTACGTCCCCGACACCGTCTCCTTGAGGATGTCTGATGCATTTGATTCAGTACATTCAATCATGGGAGTATACCGTTGCAATAATGCACAAGAGAGGACGCTGCACCGCCACAGTCAACTGTCTGCTTCCTTTAACCACAGCACACGCTCCGATAGTACCGCAGCATGACTTCAAGCATGTCGCACTGGAAGCTACGGCCAGTAAGGCGAAACCATTAGAACGccacagtgctgctgctgctgctgctgctggagggaaaATCTTCTGCACCGCTAGCTTCAGAGGGCGATCGGACGGTGTGCTGTACGCTCGTTTTcgtctagatgtgtgtgtgctccgtACATATAGGTCAGTTCAACAGTCGCTTGATTATTGTATTTACGAGGCAATGTAAGATATGAGCAACTTAAACCCTTCgaaggacattttattttatcatatCTCAGGGTGcaatttgtgtaaaaaaaaaggggtgtAAGGGATATTTTTTGAGATctgtaatatattaaatatataacagAGTTACAAATAGTAATATAAATGTAAGATTTAAATGTAGTGTAGCATAGAACAGCCACTATAACTGCCCACCACAGAAAGCCAAATCCTTTTTATCTGCTCATTTGCTGCTGCTTAGCTTTTTGGCTTCTTTCTCAGTGAATCTTCTGCACAAGGGTTTGAGATTCTCCCGTTATTGATAAAGCCTGTACCTCGGCCAAATCTCGGAGCGTTGGATTCCAAAAAGGGTTGTGACCgcttcagctgcagctcgtGGTCTCGGTGGGCCAGATTCAGAGCGCCGCCTCTGCCTGTCGGTCAGAAACAGTGTTTTTAGGAGCTCTAAAAGTGCAAGTGCAATTGTCTGTGTCGTTAATTTTGATCGTTTTGCCATCTGCTGGTAACATTtagtggttttgtttttcattaggCTTGAAGGATCAATCTGATTGTAAGAGTGAGTTGTACATACTTTTTGAAAACACACTGCTGCCACTGTTTACATAgctaatgtaaaatatatatatatatatatactgtatatatggaCCAAAGCAGCAATGACAGGGTGTATTTTGATATCAAAATACACCCTGTCATTGCTGCTTTGGTCCAAAGCGCCGTCTGTGATGTCAGTCCAGTACATGAAGCCATAATGAAACCGCGGCATACTTTCAAAACGGCATCACTAATTAAACAATATTCATCCAATCATTTCAGTACAACTTCGCAGGCAGTTTTGTGCTGCATTTGTAACTTCTCTGATTTATTACTTATTCTAAAATGcagattaaaacatttaatcaaagactgtgtgtctttgtctaaGGGTTCTGAGCTTTTTATCTCAGTTAAGTGCGTATTACTCTGCCTGATTTATGTAATAATATCTTAAGGATTAGGCATCTTACAAAGGTTAAGTGAAGAAATGTTTAATAGTAGTTCAGACACAACATATCTTGAGATGCTATAGGTGGAGGTCTGCAGGGCAGAGTGTGTACAGCAGACATGGACAATGCTCCTGCATTCATATATGATGAAACAAGTGTGGTCTACAGCTTGTATGGCCTGTAGCTTTGGAATGAGAGCTTGTTTTGCAAACTATATGAAGCACagattatgtttttgttttctttgttttttttcatccatcaaAGGGGatcaaaataaagaataatgatTCTATGAATAATATGATTTTATTCCTGGAGCACCTTAATCTGCACACGCCTACAGTGATTCAAATTGGATTCATGAAATGTTAATTTGTacttgttaattgtttttttgcctGTCAGGGTCCATCAGTATCCATCAGTAAATAAtgcttttttatatttgtctaTATGCATATACTATAGGTAaaaatgctgtattttattGCATAATAAATATGGATGGATGACAGACTGTTGTCAGAattcattaaaataacaaattcaCATGGTGCTTAAcaagagaaacagagaaaaaataaataacacaatatgACCATGTGGGCAAATTTAGTATATTTCTAACGCCACAAAGAAAACCTAGATTTAAACAGTCTTGGAGCCTTGAGTTTAACGCCAGTCTCCACATGGAAGATTCTAGACCTGAATGTGAAACCGAATCACAGGGCAAACCTTGAGCGGTCAAGCAGAGCCATCTACagctttgctgctgctgcctcagaCGCTCGGTCACCACGGGTCATCAGGCCGGTTCGTGGGATGGACAGAGAATTTAACATGTTTGACCTGACGAGATGGCTTGTAAATATGGGCGAAATAGTTCAGCCGCATATGGAAGAGTCTGACCCGGTGGTGCTCTGTAAGCGAGAGTGAGAATTTAAACGTGTAACCTATACGCTGCAGAGAGCCAATGAAGAGATCTGAGTATGGTTGTGATGTGAGATCTTGCAGCAACTTTCTGGATTACCTGCAGACGGTTAATAGCAGACATACGGAATTAGGAGTAAAGACCTCTTGCTGTTTAGCGGATAAATGCTCGTCACTTGCGTAACTGTTAAAAGCATTGTGGAAGTGTGACAGGAAGTTAAATAAGCAATCAGCTAAATTATGAGCTGAAACACGTGTTCAAGGCATCAGATCTGTGAGCCAGAATAGTATAAGTGAATCGCAGACCCCATCAGTCACTCCACTGACGGTGTCTGCGTTTCACTTATACTATTCTGGCTCAGAGATTTGGTTGCGTAAGGTTATAACCCAGAGTTCACAAACCTAAGCCTGGTCACCTGTTCAGTTTCCGTCCTTGTCCTGTCAAGAGACTTTGGGCTGCTTTGGACGTGTGATGGTTCTTATCCTGGATCGTAACATTGATAAAAGTCAGGAGAACTTCTAGGGATTGTTGTAACACATTCAAAGGGCCTCTGGCCTTTATACTGGATGATTTACAATATTgaactgaatgaatgaaacaattGTGGTTATAAATCAGCTGCATGGAACAGAAGACCCACTGCATTATGCCCACCAAACTTAATGCTCTTTATTTGGGCCGACAACTTATTGTTGCTGATGCAGGGGAAGAAACCTTTGGCCCCGTACCCCGAATACACCCACAATGCAAAGTGTGCATGAGAGCTATTtatagcagcagcagtgtggaaGTCTTTGAAGCAGATCTCTCACTAGTATGTGATGGCATGTGTTTTAGAAATGGGTCCATCCACACTCCActttgctgcagctgctggaaaCCAAGCAGTTAAAATAGCAGCTTCAGTCTAGCACGGCCGCATAGACAGCAACTCCAATCATAGCAGTGACTGAACTTCACGGTTACACAAATCCTTCAAACGTGTGCGTTGTTGCGATCAAAACGTCATCAATGTTGTTTCAACAGCTTTGTTTAGTGCGAGGAATCATCCATTCATCTTTTCTACTGTTTTAGTTTTTTACGAAACAGACGCATTAATTACCAGACTTTCTCATTTATCGGCTACTTCAAATAATGGTCACCAACCAGGCTGATCTCAGTTGATCAAATGAACTAAACCTTAAACTGTGGATTTAATTATGTAACATCACAACGAAGATTCTAGCGCTCTGCTGAGCAagtttttcctcttgtttctgATCCTAATAAGAATCCTTTAATATTGTACTTCCGCCAAAGTAGAatctaatgtaaaaaaaaaattatcttTATTTGACATGTATCAGAAACTCAAAAATAAGAGCTTTAGCGTGCTCCATCTGACACTGATCAATCATTTCTTGATCCAAATACTGAAGGTCCTCAGGTGTGTCAGTAGAAGTCATTTGGGGACTTTTGGGGGCTTTTAGCTGGTTCAGCACTGATTGCATTGGAGTCCGAAGTGCCCTTAAGCAAGATATTCACCCTCTTACTGGTTAAAGTGTCAGTCAGCGCTGAGCTAACAATGTGAAGCATGCTGCCGCTGCTTTGCTGCAGACAAACAGAGAGGAGGGGCGACAGCTCGGAATTAGAGTTTAGCGAATGTGCTTAGTTCTGCCAATCTGGACGTTAAAAGATATAGTGCCTTTCATTGAGTGCCAAGGGATGATGTATTTTAGGACCGAGTTAGTGTTTTAATACTTCCCACAAACAGAGCCAAGGGAAATTTTCAATTGGTGCTCAAGGCGGGATAAAAAGTTAATTCATTTCCAGATTTCAGCAATAATCTGGAGTTTAACTCTATTAACAACTTGCCTCCAGCTGTAGTTATGTTGTGCAAACGCTGCATGCTAGCAGAAGTAATACTGCTAGATCTCCTACCAACATTTTTAATGACAGGTACTGTATTCATGGTATCAATGTTATCTGTTTCCTCTTACTGATTGCAATATATCTTCTGTTTGACTTAGAACATGTACTCTGAACACTTCTGCTGCACATAACAAGTCCGTCATGTAACAGTGTCCAGGTTGCCATTGGCAACCGAATCTTGGCCTTTGTTCAGCATCATTGGCAACCATCTGATAACATATGACAAATAGGAACAGGATACAAAACAACGTTAACCcccaaataaataattatcttATTATAATATCTCTTGCTCACATTCTGGTGCTACATGATGAGCCGTTAGCCGTCACAGTCTCTTCAGCTGGACGTCAGACAGGTATCTGCTGACTAAGAAGACTCTACAGACTGTAGGTCTCCCTGGAAATCTGCAATATGGACCATAACAGTTCAATGTTGAATGTTGTTTAGTCTGCAATGGCGGTACCATCAATTTGAAAAACAGCAGATGAACAAAGAAGCAGTGACTTGCAGGATTCAGTTTTAGGGATCGGCTGCACTATTGGCATCTCAGGAATTGAGgctgaacacaaaaaacaaattctgGAAAGTATCAGATGCAGAGGACACAAACTACTGAATGAAGTCGTTTGGTTACTGTAAtaaagtttttattattttaaggtacattttcattatgaaGCTCATGTATAACTTCATAGAATCATGATTAGTAAAAAAATATACCGTGAATTAACAATGGCAACGATTTGCCAAATTCCAAAGTGAACATTATGAAATGaacataatgaaatgaaaatgatgaactCTCATATATTAAGTAAAGTTCGATGGAAAAACAGAAACGGTACATCGACGTGGGGACGTTTGTGTCTTCCaaacatttcatacatttcaaCTGCAGCACGAGGTTCATTTTTATCCAACAGCAGAACTTTTCCGTGCATCTCACAGGTTTACTTAATCCCTCAGGTTTCCTTCTGAAAAAATCTGATCACAAAGCTGCTTATGGGTTTGGTATGTTCCTTTCAAGCCTTTTTCTAATGGCACCTCACATGTTGTGCATTTTCAAAGCTGTCCTTGTgcaattagaaaaagaaaaaaaaagttatccaTACtcatacacaaataaaaaacagtgtCACTAGATCTTCAGGTCATCCAGCCTGCTCTTATTATTGCTGTGTTTGCTTGACTGACTGTTTCGGCGCTGATGTTCAATGGGCAACTCAAAAACAGGGCCTGAGATTTTGCtctccttcacttcctcccccTCCGGTTTGCCCTTTCTCTCCACGGCCATGTTGTCTCTGTTCTGCTTGTGGACCGCTTTGCTGTTGTAGGGGCTGTAGGCGGCGCTAGGCTCTGCCAAGCTGTACTTTGAGTCCATGGGGAAAGGATGAGGCACCGCTGCATGGCCGGAAAAGAAGTTGTAGTCCTGGACATACGGCATGACAGCCTCATTTAAGGCCTTCGGCGCCTCGAGCGCAGCCCGCGCCCGTCTGTAACTGAGGCCCTGGTGGCACTTTGTGAAACCCAAATGGTACATTTCCACCAGGTTGAGCAGCAAGGAGACGCCGGCTACGGCCAGCATGAACACGATGAATATGGTCTTCTCGGTGGGTCGAGAGATGTAGCAGTTCACCATGTTGGGGCAAGGCCAGCGGTCGCAGGTGTACATCGGCTTCAGCTCGAAACCGTACAGAAAGTACTGGGCGACAATGAAAGCCACCTCAAACAGGGtcttaaaaatcacgttgaagaCGTAGGTTCGCAAAAGTGCACCTTTTAAGCGCACGTGGCCCTGGTTGTCTTTGACTGAGGCCTTCTTGCCTTTGGTCACGGGTAACTGCTCATGCGTTTCATGGTGAGTGGCGAGGTCCTTTTCTCTCTgcccctccttttcctccatgCGGACCAGATGAAGGATGTGGCCCAGATAAATGAGAGTCGGCGTGGAGACAAAGATGATCTGCAACACCCAGAAGCGGATGTGGGAAATGGGGAAGGTCTTGTCGTAGCAGACGTTCTGACAGCCGGGCTGCTTGGTGTCACACGTGAAGCCCGACTGCTCGTCGCCCCACACCTTCTCGGCGGCGGATCCCAGCACCAGGATGCGGAAGATGAACAAGACTGTGAGCCAAACTTTGCCCACGACGGTTGAGTGTTCCTGGGCACTCTCCAGCAGCTTCCCCAACGAATTCCAGTCCCCCATTATGGCTCACAAATATGGACTCAGGTTATATCGGAAAAACCAGGAGCGACGCCTGTAACGACAGCGGGTAAAAAATATTTGACTTGGATCAAAGGAACACTGTgatttgtgtgagtgtggaaATACAATCGGGCCCTTGCTTTGAAATGGTTTTCCGCTTTCCTCTTTTGGTTGAGAAAGTGGTCACAGCATAGTCTTAATGATGGTGTTTTTATGTATGCAGACTATTAGTGCCACACACTCAATGTGGGAAATGTCAATCCTATCAATTGAGTTATTGAAATATCTGAATCGTAATAATAATTGAAGCTGGCCATTACCAATAGCATTCAATCCGATAAGAAGCTTTATTCAAAACAGTGTAGTTATTGTGATCATCATTCCACTGTAAATGTGGTATTTGTTTCTGCTATACTGTTACCCCACAAGCAAAGAGCACGGTAAAGGAGACATTTATTATAAATTCCCTGTTTGTACTCCCAGACGTGGTGTCCTATTGAGAGTGGGctgatgaaaaaaaggcaaGGACACAGCggactgtgtgtgagagaaagccCTGAAGCAGGCAAGGGAGTCTCCTAGATCTTGTGACCCTGTAGCCAAAAGTGCTCCCCGACTCCAGTGTTAAGTTCCTAGTTTAGTTATCAGGGGCCTATTGGGCAAATGGGAAAAATGCACTACCAAGAATAGTCGTACTTATCTGTTGTGATTCAGAATAACACATATTGTGTATCGGAAAACCTGTTTAAAAAGAGCAAGGATCATTTAAAGAATCAAAACTTTTTCACAAAGTAATGACTGTTGTTAATTTACTGAGTCAGggtttcatttttacatttcttattAGATATATTATTTGAAAAACACTATAGATGGCAAAATAAACTAAGGAATAATTTTGGAACTGTAACGTCATTAAAAACGTACCTTATAATGTTCATCTCCTACAGCAGCACAGATCCAGAGTCACTAGCTCACTCCGCCTCTTCGGCTCAAAGAGAGGCCATGTTCTCCTGAAGAAAACCGCACGGCCCGAGACTGAGATAGTTTTCACCGGAGCTTCCACGATGCCGCCGGCCTCCCTCCGATCAAATGCCCCGTGTTGAACACAGGCCACCACAGCTGAACCTCTCCGCTCTCCGTGCCGGCACAGATGAAAACATTCCCACTTGTAGGAACGCATAAAACCCTTTCTCCCAAGAGGGGATGCCGTCCAACGGAGTGGCAGCTGGTGAGTCCAGTGAGGATGCACGTTAGTCTTACATGCCGGTGGGATCTAAATATAATTCACGGGGATGGGAGTGGCTTTGTTGTCACTCTCGAAGGTCGACCCTTGACAGCGCCGAGGAGCTCCAAACAGTGTCGAGCCTGCAGTCAGCGCTGCAGGGAGCGTCGCAGCTTGTTGAGTGTCTGATAAGCTTCCTGCGTGCCGATAATacgtagagagaaagagaggatgtATACAAACTTAACCTTCTTCTCTTTGACACAGGGCttttattcctctttacagGGGTCATCTTGTATGAATCTGCGTGCTTAATCATAACAATCCTTCCATAAACCCACATTGTCAATAACATGCGGGTTGTAATGAGATGCCCTACATATATGtaacgatatatatatatatatatatatatatatatatatatatatatatatatatacatacatatatgtatcaCACTATTGCCAGACAGAAGTACCAGGTTGGAGGAATGGACTTTTTTTGGTACAGTGCTGCCAATATGCTTCACGTCAACGTGAACACTACGTTTAGCGTACATGCCTTCCCATAAAAAGGCGTCATGCTCGGTGACTGTCCAGCTGTCTGCGGGGTCAAACATACATGTGACCCACACACTGACCCCCTTACATGGCCATGCTATTGATAACCTAAAACTCTGCACTCTGGCCTTCAAAGATGAACTCAATCAGCCTGAGGACGTTTCTTTAAAGGTGGCAAGTGGCTCCCAAGATCTCTCGTCTAAAGATGGTAAAGTTGCCGCTACGGTAAAAATGTGATAAAGTTGAATTCATGCTCCTGAAAAGTGGCCCAACTGCAAGCGCGAAATGAATTAATTCAACCCCTGTGCCTCTCTCCCAGCCCCCTCCAGAGGGGGATTTCGGCCTGAAAAGGTTAAAGAAAGAACTGTTGCTCAGATTTAACCCTCTCAGATTTAATGCCTCCGTTATGTTAGTAATTGAATTATTTACTGAATACTGATTGAGATTGAAGCAGTGGTCGAGCGAACTAGAGAGG
Encoded proteins:
- the gja2 gene encoding gap junction protein, alpha 2 codes for the protein MGDWNSLGKLLESAQEHSTVVGKVWLTVLFIFRILVLGSAAEKVWGDEQSGFTCDTKQPGCQNVCYDKTFPISHIRFWVLQIIFVSTPTLIYLGHILHLVRMEEKEGQREKDLATHHETHEQLPVTKGKKASVKDNQGHVRLKGALLRTYVFNVIFKTLFEVAFIVAQYFLYGFELKPMYTCDRWPCPNMVNCYISRPTEKTIFIVFMLAVAGVSLLLNLVEMYHLGFTKCHQGLSYRRARAALEAPKALNEAVMPYVQDYNFFSGHAAVPHPFPMDSKYSLAEPSAAYSPYNSKAVHKQNRDNMAVERKGKPEGEEVKESKISGPVFELPIEHQRRNSQSSKHSNNKSRLDDLKI